Within the Setaria viridis chromosome 3, Setaria_viridis_v4.0, whole genome shotgun sequence genome, the region TTGACAGAAATTGATGTCATTAGCAATGTGAAGCATCCCAACCTGGTTGAATTAATTGGTTGTTGCGTCGAAGGAAATAACCGAATTTTGGTGTATGAATATCTTAAGAACAGCAGTCTTGACCGTGCACTATTGGGTAAAGTTATATTAAAATGGATGTTCTGCTACATGAATGCATTGCTACATTGATTTCAGTTGCCTTATTAGCAATTTACCTTGTGCTTCTGCAGGTTCTAACAGTGAACCTGCTGACTTCACCTGGAGCATAAGATCTGCTATATGCCTTGGAGTTGCTCGAGGTCTTGCATACCTGCATGAAGAAATTGCGTCACCGATTGTGCATAGAGACATCAAGGCTAGCAATATACTTCTGGACAAAAATTACATCCCCAAGATCGGGGACTTTGGTCTGGCCAAGCTATTTCCTGATAATGTCACTCACATCAGCACCCGGGTAGCTGGAACGACGTGAGTATCGGTCTATTTGCATTTTTGGTGTTTGGCTCAGTTTGTTGTCATTTTTCCTTATGGTATCTTGATTGTTGGGCTGCTTGCAGAGGCTACCTTGCACCTGAATATGCATGGCATGGCCAGTTAACGAAGAAAGCTGATATATACAGCTTTGGGGTCCTTGTGCTGGAGATAGTAAGCGGCACAAGTAGTTCCAGGAGCATACTGATAGATGACAAGATTCTTCTGGAGAAGGTAAATGTTTTCTGAATGTTTTGTCATCCACAAAAGACATAGAACTCTGCAAACAGCTTCAGAACAGCAGTGCCTGGCCAAAGATTTGCTGACAAGTTGTACACACATATCAACCCCCATCCCAAGTCTAACTCTGAACATTCAAAAGCACGTATCAACCCCCCATCCAAGTCTAACTCTGAACATTCACAACAGATATGGGAGCTATACGAAGCGAACAAGCTCAAGGAGCTGATCGACCCGGCGATCGGAGATTACCCTGAAGAAGAAGTCATCCGGTACATCAAGGTGGCCCTCTTCTGCATACAGGCGGCGGCGAACCGGCGGCCGTCGATGCCGCAGGTCGTCACCATGCTGTCCAAGCCGATCCGGATCAACGAGAGGGAGCTGACGGCGCCGGGATACATCCACGAGTACAAGAGCAATGAGTCCAAGGCGAGTACGTCGAGCCACTCGAGGTCCAAGAACACGGCGTCTGAGGACTCCAACGTGTTCAGCACCGTCGTTCCACCGACGGTGACTGAGATGAGCCCCCGGTGAAGGAACACCAGGCAGCAGATGTAATCCATCCTTGCGTTGTGAACTGGCGATGTAGAGTGACCGGCCTGACGGTATAATAGAGTGCATGTGTGTCAATGTGTTGTGTTGTTTTTCCAACTGCAAATGCGGCATCTAGATCTTGTACATATAGATTAGTGATTCTTGCCAGGGCAATGCAAGACTGCTGCTTATTGCACAGCTTGAGATATCAGTAATCATGTTGCAGCAGTAGTCTATCATCCAGTATTCAGTTAAGCTCTCGTAACAGTTTCAGATCTGAACTTGAGATCACAAGCATACTACTTGGTTGGGCAAGGTAGAAAACAGTAAAGATACAGCTGCTGTGATACTAACATGAATGTTCTTCGCTGATATAAAGCCATCCTGATGCAAATCTCTACAAAAGATCGCTACAGGATACATAGTCTGCAGATCAGAAATAAAACAAGCTTCCATCTACGCACAGTCAAGGCTCTTGTGTTTCTGTAATGCTACCATTTTTTAAGTCACTCCGACGCTGCAGGCTGCTCTTTCTCCGCCTCGGATGGGCCATTGGCGGGGGTCTCTTTGCTCTCTGCAGGCTGCTTTGTGCCGTTTGCTGGGGCTGCCGCTCCTTCTTTCGCACCATCCTTCGCACCTTCTTTGGCGCCATCCTTTGCGCCTTCTTTGGCAGCAGGCGCTGGTGGAGGCTGCAGCATGTGTGGCGGAGGAGCatgcttcagcttcactaagaCCTGGCGCATCCGGGAGAGGTCCGTGGGCTTGCCTGGCTTCGGGCCCTGAATAACTGTGATGGATGGCTTCTTGTCCTTGTCTTTCTTTCCCCCCCGCTTCTCGATGGTGGCTATTTCATGCGGAATGAGCTCTGAAATCGATTTCCAGTACTGCTTGTCCGCGCTAGCATGGAATTTCTCCTGACTGGCTACAAAAATCTGCAGCGTGGCACAGAAGAAATTAGTAATCAACACATATTAGCTTACAGACATAGACAAATGCACTAATAACTCAAAATATTTCCTCACATACCTTCTCCCTTTCCCTGTTGTGGACCTTATTTGTCTCGCAGTTCTGTATCCTCTTCTCATAGAAAGCTATCTTGAATTCTTCAGCTTCAGCAATTATTTGGGCACGTAGCTCCTTCTCCCTCTGTTCCTTTTTCTCAAGTTCTATAGCATTTTGCCTGAGAGCATTgttgaaaaaaagaaagcaaagcTAATTAAAACAAGAGTGACAGGTAAAAATACCAAAATAGTTAAggaagattaaaaaaaatcaacattgtTCGATTTAAGGACAAGAAGATGTAACAGCAACGATCAGAATTCAGGGAAGTAACATGACCTGCACTCAAGCACCATACGGAAAGGTTACAGGCTCCTTGCAAAATTTGTTTACTAGGGTTCCACAAGACAAGCGCCACAGCCAAAACAAGGCCATAAAATTTGCTACTGCTATAGCAGATAAATACCCCTTAAATTAGATTACAACACAATTCCCATATTCAGAAACTGCTATCTAATTATTGAAGTATTAAAGCAGATTCAAAACTAAATATGGGCATGCACTAAATCATAAAATAAACAAGGATCTATGGAAAGACAATTTCGTGCATAGACTATCATGCTAGGAAATGCACATGgtgatcacaaaaaaaaaagaattttctCCTGCCGGTACACCTTTACTAATTTAAAGGATTTCAAGTAAAGCAACAGATATAGAATCCGAAAGAATAAAAACATATGCCCACCTCATTGTAAGGGCTCATGACTGGGAGCATATCAACAAAGCATACAACTGGAAGAGTAACATACAAGGCAGCACTAGATGAAGCACTGACTTGTTGCTGAAGATCACTGATCCATAACTAACTAGCTATATTCACAACATGTACACGTGTGCCTTATACGCAGATTGCTAACACACCAACAGTTACCGCTATAATCTAGAAATGCACCAACCACCTGATGGAGAACCATACTTACAAATATACTATGTTCTCAGCTTATAAAGTAATCCAACATTGAACATTCCTTGAACAGCAATTTAGTTTCATCCTATTCCCAATGAAACCGAGCTAACATAAAACATAAATTTCCAAACAAAAACTGAAACTGCACTTACTACCTCTGAATTACTGTAAGTAACGAGGTAAAAGCACAAGAAAACAACTCGAAGCGCTGAAACTATATGCACTAAATGATCATGGAAGATCACTGGTGCATATTGAACTAATCATGCCCacaagtttcacatttttatggCGATTTGTATACAGTAGCTACCTACCAGCCTACAAAAGATAACGCAGTTTCTAAATCATATGCCGATGGCTTGACCTTCCAATAGTTAGCACCTTTTTTAGCAACGCATCAACTACCTGATGGAGAAGACCTGCAACTTTTCCAGTTCTCAGCTTAGGTACTAGCCCATAACGGGTCATGCCCTTAACAGCAATTTCAAGTTTCATCCAAAATCAGTAGAGATAGGCAGATAGCTAATAGAAACCGCCGATTTCCATACCAAAAAGTACCTCTGAATTGCTGAAGTAGCTGAATTAGGCGAAATAGCACAGAAAACACTTCAGATCTGACTCGAAAAACAGGAACCCTAGCTCACACGCAAGCAAGCATACAGGCAGCAAAACAGCACATCCCCAAACAGATCGGAAGCGGGTGATGCTCACCTCCGCCATTCGCGGAGGAGGAAGCCCTCCTCCCGGCCCATctcggtcggcggcggcaggatcgggccgtcgccgccgttggAATCGAGGTCGGGGGAGAAGGGCGAGGGCGAGTAACCCCCGGAGACGTGGCGGATCGGGACCCCATCGGACTCGACGGtgatctcctcctccacctcctcgactCCCCCGTCGGCGAAGGAGGAGTACCCACCGTACCccccggcctcgtcgccgccggccgcggcggggtcggcggcgccgaAGTCGTCGGAGTCGAAGGGGTGGGAGGCGGTGCGCGggagctcgtcggcgccgtcgtcggcgaaGAAGGAGGCCATGGTGGAGGGGAGACGCGGAGGTTTTGGGCGGCGCCGGcctggtggactggtggtgcgGGTGCGGGTGCGTGCGCGTGTGTATCTGGACGGGTGcgctttgctttgcttgccCCGCCAGGCTGCTGATTAATAAATGCATTTTAAATTCGCGTGATCGGTTAAAAAATCATTTCTGGTCGGTCATGGGCTTTTCGGCGGTGCAATGGTTGAGATTAAGCCCAATAGGCCTGGATtgctttttttcatttttgttatTTGCATTTCAATTTTCCCAATATGCCATGCACCGAGTACTACTTTCTATGAAACGTTTGTCTGCCAATGTCACTTGAAAGTGTGCATAAATGTGTCCTAGGGAAGAACGTGCGTGTGTGCGAGTGTCTGCGTCTTTTATCGCGTCTGGTTCAATGGTAGGTGCGTAAAATGTTTTGGTGTTTACATGTGTGCGTATAAAGAGCGCGCTTTCTTCTTCTATGATGGGGAAAGAACAAAGAATACAATGCTCTTCACGAAGAAAAACAATGAGCCATATGCTTTTGCCGTTTGTGCGCCCCTGACACGCCCACGGAGGAAAGCTTGCAGTGTTAACGTCCAATGTTGATCGCAGCAACGCTCGCTCATCAGCTGGACGCGTGCGGTACCAGTCTCTTGTGCTCAAGACGTTCCGCGTCGCCGAGCTCCACCTCACCGGACATCGTCGTCACAcctccaccatcaccaccaaaCAGCGACTCTATCTGCTCCAATGTCTTGCCACTCGTCTCAGGCACGAACAGGTGCACGAACACCACCGACAGCGCCGAGACGACCGCGAACGCCGCGAACGCGCCCGCGACGGTGACGGCGCGGCAGATGGACAGGAACGACAtggccacgccgccgctggccaTCCGGTTCAGGGCGAATCCGATCGCCACGGCCTGCGCGCGCAGCCGCAGCGGGTAGATCTCCGAGCTGAGCACCATGTTGATGGGTCCGATCCCCACCGAGAAGAACGCCACGAAGCCGCACACCGTCAGCATGGCGAGCCCGATCGCGACGCCGCCCGGCAGCGCGCCGCGGGCGAGCAGGGACAGAGACGCGGCGAGCACGGCCAGGCACGCGGTGATGCCGATCGTGCTGATGTACAGGAGCGGCTTGCGGCCGACGTGGTCGACGAGGATGATGGCGATCACGATGAATGCCACCTTGGAGATCCCCAccgcgacggtggcggcgaggagctgGCTCTCCGTCGTGATGCCGGAGTTCCGGAAGATGGTCGGGCTGTAGTACACCAGCGCGTCGATGCCGGTGGCCTGCTGGAAGAATTGGACGCCGAGTCCGGTGATCAGCATCCGGCGGACCACCGGCGAAGGCCTCAGGAGCTCCCGCCACGCCGCCTTGTCTGAAGCGGTGACACGCGCCGCTTCCTCGATTTCGGCGAGCCTCTCGTGCGCCTCTTCCTCGCTGTCCGAGACCTTGTCCAGCACCGCACGCGCGTCGGCGGCCCGGCTCTGCATGACCAGCCACCGCGGCGACTCCGGGATAATCATTAGCACAAACGCGATGGAGATGGACGGGAGGATGCCGGCGCCGAGCATGACGCGCCAGTTGATGTGGTCGGGCAGACCCGCGAAGGCGAGGTTGGAGACGTAGCCGAGGAGGATGCCGAAGCTGATGAAgatctcggggaaggatgcgaGGGTGCCCCGCAGCGTCGCCGGCGAGATCTCCGAGATGTACACAGGGGCGACCATGATGCCGATTCCGATGCCGATGCCTGCCAGCAACCGCCCCGTCATGAGCGCGGCGAAGGACGGCGCGAACGTCATGATGGCCGCGCCGGCCTGGAACACAGCTGCGGCGAGGCCGATGGTCCACTTCCGTCCGATGGCGTCCGATGTTCTGCCGGCCGCGAGACTGCCGAAAAGGGAGATGAAGCTGAGGCACCCGACCAGCACTTCTTGCTGCACCTCAGTGATGTGGAGATCCTTTTGGATAAAGATGATGCAGCCGCTCATCACACCCACGTCTGCAAGATTAAGAATAATGCAGGCATCAGAATGCATTGAGCAACTAGTTGGATAGTCCACAAAAATCATTTCCAGATGCCTGAAGCAGTTTGTTTCAGTAATTTCAGTTTCATCATATTAAATGAGTCACCATCTGAATTTGTAAAGCAGTTCGATAACATCCCATTGTGGTAGACTTCAAACGATTTCTGTTGGTCTGTTGATTCGTGTAGTTCATGTGGACAAAATATTCATGGTCAGCTCCCATTTTGCGGTGAAGGGAAGTCAAACGAAACGCTCTAATTGTAAGCCAAGTTGTTGGTTGTTTAAGCCACCAAAGAAAGGGAAAGCTACAGCCATGTCTGAACAGGTAAAACAAAATCTGCATCAAGAAACGCCATTGCGGTGGGGATCTCACCGTAGCCGAGCAGAACATGGTTGAGCGACGCGAAGACCGAGCAGGCGAAGACGTAtctcctgctgctgccgccgccgcgaacacggacgccgccgccgtcttccggCTCCGGCGGGAGCACGTCGTCCATGCGCGCGTACCTGCTCTTCCTCCCCAAGAGACTCGGCAAGCTGCCGCCGGCAGCCGCCACCTCGGCCCCCATCACATGTAGCTTACTCAgaccctccccttctcctccgaGAAACACGGCAAGCACGGCCGGGTAACGGGAAGAGTAGCAATGGATCTGACGAAGGAAGGAGGCAAGCGAGGAAAAGAGATGGAGCAGGAAACAAGGCGGGATTTCTTTAAGACATGCAGGTATTTTATATGTTCGGCTGAGCTCAGGGGGTGTTGTACTTTACCAGCTCAGTTGCTCAACTCTCATGGGTTTCCTTCCGTGCCGGGAGTGTAGCATAACATATCAGTGTTTGAGGGACTGATTGGAAAAAAAGGGATTTGTTCTAGGATTTTTGACAATCTTGTTCacatttctactaaattctaaGGATTTAGTACTTCCTAAAACCCCAATTTCCAATATACTCTCCATTAGCCTTATATTTTCTAACATGTCAGTCAGCTTTTGGGTTCGAAGCAAAGCAATTTGAAACTAGAATATTACTCTGTTGTCAACCAAGCATGTGTCTTATGTTGACTGACTTTCCTAATACCTTATAACCAAGCATGTGTCTTATGTTTTGCAATATCCTTTTTCTTTAGAGTTTCGTTATAAGTAGAGCTGGGACTTGGACCGTGCTATTTGTGGACCGTCCGAAACACGACATTTTGGCACGGCTCAGAGCATAGCACGGCACGATAAATTTTGGGCCGTGCCGGCACGGCACGAACGCGAGAGCCGTGCCGTGTCTAAGATCTCGGTATGATGGATGGCACAACACGGCACGTATTTTGGACCGTGCTGGGACCGGCACGGCACGGAAATGGCCCATTAGCACATTTATAGACTATATCGTCCTAATATTATTGGTTCTATGTGTCATATAGCCTAACATAGTTACTGCCATTAAGAAAATCACAAAATCTACCTTAATCATGATAACGATCGTTCATAACATAACAATGTTGCATTCTCGTATGGCCACATACAGTCATAACATAATAATGTTTGTTTCCTCTattaattttagaatttttttcctAGAGAGCAAAATATGTGCAAGCAAAATGAGTACCAATAAAAGACAGGCACGTGTATCGCGAGGGTCGTGCTTGGACTAGCACGGCATGAAGTCTTGCCGGCATGCCACGGGCCATGTTTAGGCCTAGTAAAAGACTTGTCGTGCCATGCTAGCATGATAAGACATGCCTAGCGTGCCTGGAAATCCAGGCACAATGTGGCACGAGGCACGAGAGGGCCGGGCTGGACCGGCCCAGCACGGCCCAAGCGCCAGCTCAACTTATAAGTATATATCCCTTTaatttgtacatgcaaaaaaaTTGTTATGCTTGCATAGCAACGTTGTTTCGAGACAAGTATAtctttttgttatttttcaTTATGCCATAAAAACTCATATAGTACTGTATGAAATGGCCTATATAACTATCAATATAGTGTACTCCTAGCAATGTACTTGTTCTAATTACAATAAGATTCTCAACCAAATAA harbors:
- the LOC117849440 gene encoding cold-responsive protein kinase 1; the encoded protein is MNWCCIPRTKKQENPYSNSIGDIYSEKNIRLFSYAELRSATDNFNRTNKVGRGGFGIVYKGTIRNGREVAVKVLSAESRQGIREFLTEIDVISNVKHPNLVELIGCCVEGNNRILVYEYLKNSSLDRALLGSNSEPADFTWSIRSAICLGVARGLAYLHEEIASPIVHRDIKASNILLDKNYIPKIGDFGLAKLFPDNVTHISTRVAGTTGYLAPEYAWHGQLTKKADIYSFGVLVLEIVSGTSSSRSILIDDKILLEKIWELYEANKLKELIDPAIGDYPEEEVIRYIKVALFCIQAAANRRPSMPQVVTMLSKPIRINERELTAPGYIHEYKSNESKASTSSHSRSKNTASEDSNVFSTVVPPTVTEMSPR
- the LOC117849441 gene encoding clathrin light chain 1, with the translated sequence MASFFADDGADELPRTASHPFDSDDFGAADPAAAGGDEAGGYGGYSSFADGGVEEVEEEITVESDGVPIRHVSGGYSPSPFSPDLDSNGGDGPILPPPTEMGREEGFLLREWRRQNAIELEKKEQREKELRAQIIAEAEEFKIAFYEKRIQNCETNKVHNREREKIFVASQEKFHASADKQYWKSISELIPHEIATIEKRGGKKDKDKKPSITVIQGPKPGKPTDLSRMRQVLVKLKHAPPPHMLQPPPAPAAKEGAKDGAKEGAKDGAKEGAAAPANGTKQPAESKETPANGPSEAEKEQPAASE
- the LOC117849438 gene encoding probable polyol transporter 4 is translated as MGAEVAAAGGSLPSLLGRKSRYARMDDVLPPEPEDGGGVRVRGGGSSRRYVFACSVFASLNHVLLGYDVGVMSGCIIFIQKDLHITEVQQEVLVGCLSFISLFGSLAAGRTSDAIGRKWTIGLAAAVFQAGAAIMTFAPSFAALMTGRLLAGIGIGIGIMVAPVYISEISPATLRGTLASFPEIFISFGILLGYVSNLAFAGLPDHINWRVMLGAGILPSISIAFVLMIIPESPRWLVMQSRAADARAVLDKVSDSEEEAHERLAEIEEAARVTASDKAAWRELLRPSPVVRRMLITGLGVQFFQQATGIDALVYYSPTIFRNSGITTESQLLAATVAVGISKVAFIVIAIILVDHVGRKPLLYISTIGITACLAVLAASLSLLARGALPGGVAIGLAMLTVCGFVAFFSVGIGPINMVLSSEIYPLRLRAQAVAIGFALNRMASGGVAMSFLSICRAVTVAGAFAAFAVVSALSVVFVHLFVPETSGKTLEQIESLFGGDGGGVTTMSGEVELGDAERLEHKRLVPHASS